GGGGGACAATAAAGGGGTGCAGTGGGGGTGGTGGTGCGAGATGAGGAACCGGGGCCGTCACCGCGGTGCCAACCCTTACGGagtaaaagttattttaaagcGCAACCAAAACGACGCCTCCCCTCCACTGCAACAACTCCTCAGTAGCCCCAGGGCGGCCTCGCTGGAGCGTGGCGGGGagaaaggaggagcagggccGAACAGGGGCGGGGTGCGGGCTCTCTGGGGGTCTCTGTGGGTCCGGGGGtctctgtgggtgctggggtcCCTATGGGTGCGGGCTCTCTGTGGGTCCCGGGTCTCTGTGGGTGCGGGCTGTCTGGGGCTCTCTGTGGGTCCGGGCTCTCTGTGGGTCTCTGGGTCTCTCTGTGGGTCCCTATGGGTCTCTGTGGGTCCGGGGCTCTCTGTGGGTCTCTGtggatccctgtgggtccctgtGGGTCCGGGGCTCTCTGTGGGTTTCTCTGGGTCTCTCTGTGGGTCTCTCTGTGGGTCTCTCTGTGGGTCCCTATgggtccctgtgggtccctGTGGCTCTCTGTGGGTCTCTCTGTGGGTCTCTGTGGATCCCTGTGGGGCTCTCTGTGGGTTTCTCTGGGTCTCTCTGTGGGTCCGGGGCTCTCTGGGTCTCTCTGTGGGTCTCTCTGTGGGTCCCAATGGGTCTCTGTGGGTCTCTCTGTGGGTCCCTGTGGCTCTCTGTGGGTCTCTCTGTGGGTCCCTGTGGGTCTCTGTGGGTCCGGTCTCTCTGTGGGTCCCTATGGGTCTCTGTGGGTCTCTCTGTGGGTCCCTGTGGGTCTCTCTGTGGGTCCGGGGCTCTCTGGGGCTCTCTGTGGGTCCGGTCTCTCCGTGGGTCCCTGTGGGTTTCTCTGTGGGTCTCTCTGTGGGTCCAGGCTCTCTGTGGGTCTCTGGGTCTCTCTGTGGGTCTCTCTGTGGGTCTCTGTGGGTCTCTGGGTCTCTCTGTGGGTCTCTCTGTGGGTCTCTGTGGGTCCGGGCTCTCTGTGGGTCTCTCTGTGGGTCTCTGTGGGTCCGGGCTCTCTGTGGGTCTCTCTGTGGGTCTCTGTGGGTCCGGGCTCTCTGTGGGTCTCTCTGTGGGTCTCTGTGGGTCCGGGCTCTCTGTGGGTCTCTCTGTGGGTCTCTGTGGGTCCGGGCTCTCTGTGGGTCTCTCTGTGGGTCTCTGTGGGTCCGGGCTCTCTGTGGGTCTCTCTGTGGGTCTCTGTGGGTCCGGGCTCTCTGTGGGTCTCTCTGTGGGTCTCTGTgggtccctgtgggtccctGTGGGTCTCTCTGTGGGTCCCTGTGGGTCTCTGTGGGTCTCTCTGTGGGTCTCTGTGGGTCTCTCTGTGGGTCCCTATGGCTCTCTGGGTCTCTCTGTGGGTCCCTGTGGGTCTCTGTGGGTCCGGGCTCTCTGTGGGTCTCTCTGTGGGTCTCTGTgggtccctgtgggtccctGTGGGTCTCTCTGTGGGTCCCTGTGGGTCTCTGTGGGTCCGGTCTCTCTGTGGGTCTCTGTGGGTCCGGGCTCTCTGAGGGACGGGGTCCTCACGTGCCCCCCCTCACGTGACCGCGCACGCGCGTGCCCGCGTGACGCGGCGCAgacatggcggcggcggcggcggcgctccgGGGCCGCCGCTTCAAGTGGTCGCTGGACCTgggggcggcgccgggggcTCGGTGAGGGCCGGGGCTCGAGGGTGCCGGGGCCTCGGTGAGGCtcggggggggccgggggctcAGGGTTGCCGGGGGTCTCGGTGAGGGCCGGGGGTCTCGGTGGGTGTCGGTGAGGGCCGCGGGCTCGGGGGACCGCGCGGGGGCCGGGACGCCGAGCACTCCCGCTCACCCGCCGCGCTGTCCGCAggccccgcggagccgccgaGGGCCGCGGCCCGCTCGGGTTCGCTGACCGGCAGCTGGGGGAGGGCGGCGTCCACGAGAGCGACAAGATCCTGATGGAGAAGGTGTGCGGGAGCGGGGGGACGCCCGGCACTCCGCGGGGGTGCGGAGgtgtcctgtgtccccacacGGCCCGGGCACCTGTGCAGGAGTGCTCCCTGCCTGCCGCGGTGCTCGCTGGCCCGGGTCTCCAGGGGTGGTCCCTGTCCAGGATATGCGGGTGCCCGACACCCCGGGCAGCCGTAGGGGGCCGGTTCCTGCCTCAGGCCACCCGTGGGTCCCCCGCACCCCTGCTCCCCGTGGGGGTGCTCCTtgccccgtgtccctgccccgGCCGTGCGggtccccccagccccgggcacgCTGACAGCTGGTCCCTgctctgggacccccaaatgCCGGGTCCCCGTACCAGCCCTGAGACCCCCAAATGCTGGGTCCCCATACCCTCCCTGGGTCCCCATACCCGCCCTGGGTCCCCATACCCGCCCTGGGATCCCCATACCCACCCTGGGTCCCCATACCcgccctgggaccccccaaatgTCAGTTCCCCACACCTGCCCTGGCCCCCTGTGGTTGCAGCGCTGCTGGGACGTGGCTCTGGCGCCGCTGAAGCAGATCCCCATGAACCTGTTCATCATGTACATGGCCGGCAACACCATCTCCATCTTCCCGGCCATGATGGTCTGCATGATGGGCTGGCGCCCGCTGCAGGCCCTCATGTCCCTGTCTGCCAGTGAGTGCAGCCCCCGCGGGGGACAGCcccacagggacagcccctgggtgtcctgcagccccacagggacagcccctgggtgtcccacagcccctgggtgtcccacagcccctgggtgTCCCCGCAGCCCCTGGGTGTCTCCACAGccccctgggtgtccccccagtcccctgggtgtccccacagccccctgggtgtccccacagccccctgggtgtccccacagccccctgggtgtccccacggctccctgggtgtccccatggctccctgggtgtccccccagtcccctgggtgtccccacggccccctgggtgtccccacggccccctgggtgtccccacagccccctgggtgtccccacagccctctgggtgtccccacagctccctgggtgtccccacagccccctaGATGTCCCCATGgctccctgggtgtccccacgGCCCCACTGGGACagcccctgggtgtccccacagccccctgggtgtccccacagccccctgggtgtccccatggccctctgggtgtccccacagctccctgggtgtccccacggccccctgggtgtccccacagtcccctgggtgtccccacagctccctgggtgtccccatgctccctgggtgtccccacagccccacagggacaacccctgggtgtccccacagtcccctgggtgtccccacgctccctgggtgtccccacagccccacagggacaacccctgggtgtccccacagtcccctgggtgtccccacgctccctgggtgtccccacagcccctgggtgtccccacagccccatggATGGCCAGATGTCTCCCAGAGCCCCACAGTCACCTCCACATCattcccctctgcccagcctgccccCGTGGTGCTGCCCACCGCCGTGAGCCCTGCGGCAGCTCAGTGGCCCGGGGGTCACTGACAGGCACCCCgatcccctctgtcccccccagCTCTGAAGGCCCTGGAGAGCTCAAGCCGGCGGGCCCTGCAGGGTCTGGTGTTCCTGGTGGGCaatgggctggggctggcactggcccTCTACAAGTGCCAGGCCATGGGGCTGCTGCCCACACGCCCTTCCGACTGGCTGGCCTTTGTCACCCCCCCGCAGGTGAGCCGGGGGTGCTGGGGtcaccctgcagagcctggggtcACCCCGCAGAGTCAGGGGACACCCCGCAGAGTCAGGGGACACCCCGCAGAGTCAGGGGACACCCCGCAGAGCCTGGGGTCACCCTGCAGAGTCCAGGGAGATCCTGCAGAGTCAGGGGTCACCCCGCAGAGCCTGGGGtcaccctgcagagcctggggtcACCCCGCAGAGTCAGGGGACACCCCGCAGAGTGAGGGGAGACCCCGCAGAGTCAGGGGACACCCCACAGAGTCAGGGGACACCCCGCAGAGTCAGGGGACACCCCGCAGAGTGAGGGGAGACCCCGCAGAGTCAGGGGTCACCGTGCAGAGCCTGGGGAGACCTACAGAGTCAGGGGAGACCCGCAGAGCCTGGGGCACCCTGCAGAGTCAGGGGTCACCCCGCAGAGTCAGGGGAGACCCTGCAGAGTCAGGGGtcaccctgcagagcctggggtcACCCCGCAGAGTCAGGGGACACCCCGCAGAGTGAGGGGAGACCCGTAGAGTCAGGGGtcaccctgcagagcctggggtcACCCTGCAGAGTCCAGGGAGatcctgcagagcctggggtcaccctgcagagcctggggtcaccctgcagagcctggggtcACCCCGCAGAGCCTGGGGtcaccctgcagagcctggggtcACCCCGCAGAGCCTGGGGTCACCCCGCAGAGTCAGGGGACACCACACAGAGTGAGGGGAGACCCCGCAGAGTCAGGGGACACCCCACAGAGTCAGGGGAGACCCGCAGAGCCTGGGGCACCCCGCAGAGTCAGGGCTTCTGGGTCAGACACCTGGGCCCCCCACTCATgccttcctctctcccctctcttgGCAGCGAATGGAATTCACTGGGGGGGGCCTGATCTTGTGACCCCCTGCGCCCACCCACCAATAAAGGCAATGGCAGGATGGTGACTTCATTTCTGGGGGGAATTCTCAGGGTTTCGGGACTCCGCCCAAGGCAGCACTTGGTTGGGATGAACTAAAAAATGTTTATTGGGCTGCACTGGGACCACTGGGAGTGCACTGGGATAGCAGTGAAATCTGTGCTGGGAGTGCCCTGGCAACCTTGggagctgcactgggagcactgggagctttGGGGCCTGTGCTGGGGCgtgcactgcagctgctctcagaGCCACAGGACCCATACTGGGAGCCatactgggaacactgggaatgtACTTCTGGCCCGCAtggggagagctgcagcctgaggcTGGCTGTGTACTGGAAGCACTGGCTTCatactgggaacactggggaTCATATCAGGATCTTGATTTGGCTGTAGGTCACTGGGGCCTTACTGGGGATCCTGCCCGAAGAGCTGTGGCTCACTAGTGTTGTACTGGTGGTATGTTGGAAGCATACCAACATATGGGCACATACTGGGACTGTGGCAGCCTGTACTGGGATTGTGCCAGAAGACCTGTGGTGCACGCCAGTATTGTactgggagcagtggggccACACTGGGATGGTGCTGGCCGTGCCTACCCTGCTGGTTTCTGCAACATTTCACCATTTTACTTTGGTAGTTTCCCCATTTTGACTGTTTTTCTCACCACTTCTTGCCCATTTGCACCccttttttgcccttttccctTGTTCTTccatactttttttcccccagttttgcAGTAATTTCTTCCACTGTTGCTCCCAGTAGAGCCCAAACCTCTGCTTTCCAGTATGGACCAGTGCCTCCCAGTATAGCCTTGTGCCCTCTGCAGGACTTTTGAGTGTGATCCAGGACTCCAGGATGATGTTCCCATGGCCCAGAGCCCAGTCCCAGTATATCccaccagctcccagtgcctTTCCAGACCAGCCCAGTGTTCCCAGTGGCAGCAcagggggcagggatggggcagggccTCCTTCTGATGCAGTCACTGGAGACGTGCTGATGTCACCTCTCCCTCAGCTGAACCGGCTGTGGCATGTCCCGGGGTGTCACCGGGCACGGTGGCCCCAGGCACAGCATCTCCCGGTGGCCACACCTCCCACAGACtcatccaggctggaaaagccctcccagcccgcCCAGTCCAGCCTGCCCAGTCCAgcctgtgccccatccctgcccagaactccgagtgccacctccaggaattcctgggacacccccagggacgggcactccaaccctccctgggcacttccaatccctgaccccctttccatggggaaattcctgctgctgcccaccctgagcctgtcCTGGCCCggcctgaggccgttccctctcctcctgtccctgttccctggagcagggccTGTGCCCTGGTGTTGCCAACAGCAGCAGTGAACCTCGCTAAGAGCAGTGCAGCACGGAGCAGCAGCCACTCCTCACCCAGCTGCAGGCACGAGGGGCTGTCTCCTCTCAGACATttgtgctgggcacagagagggCTCCTGCCCCCAGGCTGTGTGTACAGGTGTGCCCACAGGTTCTCCCAGAACAAGCACACACGTGGTGGCCGTTGCCCTCTGTGGCACGTTCCCTCCCACCAGCGCACACGTGCCCGGGTCCCGGGGGTGTCTTTGGTGGTCCCTGGTGGCCAGTGACCCCACAGCTGTGTctgaccactgctgctgctgtgcccagttaggagaaaggctggcacagcGGGCCTAGCTCGTTAATTTCTGAGCCTTGGAATCAGTGGAGCgtagtttctttttccttcccttggtTAATGTTTATTGTGCTTTTGATTGCGCATTTCCATAGTCTAACGATTTTGCTAAATGGTCATTGTATTAACCCACAGGTGCAATCAATTCTTCATCGGGCAGCGTTGTcgggagttgtgcagagccacagggtccccctgagcctgctcttgtccaggctgagccccttcccagctccctcagcccctcctggggctccgTTCCCTGGCCGTGCCCAGCCCCTCAGGGCCCTGCCTGAGCTGAGGGGCCggagctggacacagccctggagatgaggctcagcagtgccagcacaggggacagccacTGCCCTGTGGCTGTGACAGCAGGGGGCCCTGCACCTTCCTGGCCACCTGGAATCAAGTCCACGAGCcgctgctctgagctctcctggcAGCGTTCCCTGTCCTTCCAGCTTGGAGCCTGCCCTCCCAGGGCACACTGCACACCAAAGCCAGCGCGAGGgtctccttcccctgcctctgccctgttCCCCGAGGTTTTGGCCAGGCCGTGTTGGAGCTCAGACACCAGGGCTCATCCCAGCAGGGCAGTCACAGCGGGTGTGACAGTCCCCGGCCCTGGGAAGGGACCCCGTTAGCAGAACCAGTGGCCGGTAAGGCAGGGGGACACAGATGTGGCTTACAAGTGGGAAGAGTCTGAAGAGATGCCTGAACAGTGCTGGACAGTCACCGGGTGCTTCCCTGTTGGCAGGTGCCCAGGAGCGGGATGGCTGGATCATTTGTGGGAACGCCAAGGCACAgaaacagctgctctgaggggcACGAGTGCCTGGGGATCCCACGTGGATGTGACAGGGGTCAGGGCTTGCGCTGACCTGGGGACGCCTGTGTGCTGTTTGACATCCTTTCCCCAAGGCCAGCGTGTAACACACCACGTCCACCACATGCAGACCCTCAGcgccctggccctgctgtccccagcactgtccccagcactgtccccagcacaggacctggcagggacacccctgggCCAGAGCAGACGCAAAATCCCCCTTCTGAGACAGGAGGGGAAAAGTctcttcctccctgcagccacccgGTCACCTGAGCTCAGGAATGCCCTGGATTTCGTTTCCCAGGGGAATGCAGAGCCACTGCAGATGGGTAATTTCCCTGGATGCAGCAGGCACctgaggctgcaggcagggagtcTCCAAGGGCCGTGGCTCTGTTCCCAAAACAACAGCCAGTTCCCAAACCTGAGCTGCACTTCTGGGGCCCCCAGCCCGTGAGCCAAGGGCAGCTCCTGGCGGTGCCTGGGCCAccagagctggcacaggtgAGCCATCCCCACCTTGTTGGCACCTGCAGGCACATCCCACCTGcgccctgcctgccctccagGAGGCTCCAAGGGAAACCATCCCAGCCAACTCCATCCTGCCCAGTGAGCGTCACGAATAAACACCGGCCAGGGCCCAGGCACGCAGCTGCTCTCCCGTTTATTTCGATTATtacatttcagtttatttccCGTTTATTTCACGCTGTAGGTGCGCTGGATGCAGGGGAGTCCGGGCGGTGCACACGGGGGAGCCGGGCAGCCGCAGCGTGCGCGGGACGCACGGGGCTCTGCTCAGCCGGCACGGGGAATGTTCTGTGGAGCCGCGGCGTGAGCGCCgcgcgggggccgggccgggccgggccgagccgggccgggccgtgcggCCAGCCCCGCGGCAGCGAGGCGCTCGGAGCCGCTCTCACCGCCTGTGCCCAGCGCCggggggcagcagctgccgcTCATCGCGCGGGCCGCCGCGCCGGGCCCCGACGGGTCATATACTGTCCAGCTTCTTCAGGATGAACGGAGCTGAGGGAGAGAACAGCGCCGAGTCGAGCCCGGGCCGCGGCGGGGCTGCTGCGGGCTTGTGCAGCGCCTCCGACGCCCCGCCCGCGCCCGGGACACCGCCCCCGCCGAGGCCGTGCCCCGGCGGCTCCGGCACGGCGCCGGGACATCCCCGGAGCCCGGGCCCGGGACGTCCCCGGCCGCATCCCCGTAACGCGACCGGCACGTGCCGGGGCCGGGACACCCGGTCACTCACTGATCCGCAGCAGCGCGACGTAGATGAGGAAGTTGCGGACGGAGGCGAGCACGTCGCGGCGCATCTTCCGCCGGAGCTCCTCCGGGTCCATCTTGGGCCCCAGCCCCTCGATGCGGAACATCCCCGGAGCGGAGCTCGCTCCCGACCCCGAcccggccccggcgccgctGCCGGCCACGCGCGGCGGAACCACGTGACCGGACGCGCCGCGCCTCGCGTGACCGCGGCGGCCCTATGGGCGCGGAGCGCGGGGGCGCCGCCGGCGCGTGGAGACCGCGTCACTTCCGGTCGGGCGTGAGGGGAGAGGGACGGGGGCAGCCAGAGGGACCGGGagcgggacggggacggggagAGGGAACAGAGACAGCGACAGCCCAGTCCGCGCGTGTCGCGAGCCCTCCGCGGGCACCGGCGGGGCCGCAGGGCGGAGGGTGTCAGCTCGCCCAGCGCCCCGTTGCCGCGGGGCCTTCGGGCGCTCCGGGCTCAGGAGAGGAGAGCTGAGCCCAGCGGGCAGCGAGCCGGCGGTGCCCCCGGGCCCCGGcacaggagaggcagcagcGTCCCCAGGGAGGGAGCACGGCTGCCCGGATCCCCCGacacacacagggctgggccACTGCTGGAAACGCAGGCGAgcccggtgggaagaaatgctggtgTCTGACtccagaaggctgaatgatttctttactATAACtctgctataatacattaatatactatttacaGGAGATattaaaactacaaacctacttttctaactgcCATA
This sequence is a window from Vidua chalybeata isolate OUT-0048 chromosome Z, bVidCha1 merged haplotype, whole genome shotgun sequence. Protein-coding genes within it:
- the EMC4 gene encoding ER membrane protein complex subunit 4, producing the protein MAAAAAALRGRRFKWSLDLGAAPGARPRGAAEGRGPLGFADRQLGEGGVHESDKILMEKRCWDVALAPLKQIPMNLFIMYMAGNTISIFPAMMVCMMGWRPLQALMSLSATLKALESSSRRALQGLVFLVGNGLGLALALYKCQAMGLLPTRPSDWLAFVTPPQRMEFTGGGLIL
- the TOMM5 gene encoding mitochondrial import receptor subunit TOM5 homolog — its product is MFRIEGLGPKMDPEELRRKMRRDVLASVRNFLIYVALLRITPFILKKLDSI